From Arthrobacter sp. FW306-2-2C-D06B, a single genomic window includes:
- a CDS encoding amino-acid N-acetyltransferase, with protein MTSTFSIRPARTSDVAAIKRLVAPLAEQRILMAKETVAYYESLQEFRIAESSDGEVIGCGALHVMWEDLAEVRTLAADDKWRGKGVGHVLVQQLLEDARALGVARVFCLTFEVDFFKRHGFEVMADQTAVDPQVYSELLRSHDEGVAEFLDLARVKPNTLGNTRMIKVL; from the coding sequence GTGACTTCGACCTTCAGTATCCGCCCTGCCCGCACCAGCGATGTTGCCGCGATCAAGCGGCTTGTAGCGCCTCTGGCGGAGCAGCGAATCCTGATGGCCAAGGAGACCGTGGCCTACTACGAGAGCCTTCAGGAGTTCCGGATCGCCGAATCGTCCGACGGCGAGGTGATCGGTTGCGGTGCCTTGCACGTCATGTGGGAGGACCTGGCCGAGGTGCGCACTTTGGCGGCCGACGACAAGTGGCGGGGCAAGGGCGTGGGCCATGTCCTTGTCCAGCAGCTCCTGGAGGACGCCCGGGCGTTGGGGGTTGCGCGTGTCTTCTGCCTGACGTTCGAAGTGGACTTCTTCAAGCGCCACGGATTCGAAGTCATGGCAGACCAGACCGCCGTCGACCCCCAGGTCTATTCGGAATTGCTGCGTTCCCATGACGAAGGCGTGGCCGAGTTCCTCGATCTGGCCCGGGTGAAGCCCAATACCCTGGGCAATACCCGCATGATCAAGGTCCTTTAG
- a CDS encoding alpha/beta fold hydrolase: MIEREVPTPDGGKLALYSYGSVDAPGERRVLLIGGAFLTALIYRPFSMALSNGLGEGWAVDVYDRRGRGSSTELPANYSMATEIADVRSIMDATGARNLLGHSLGGSVALNAVQEFAGTSYEPDKLAVYDAAVNIDGSRDMGWLEGFAESVDSGNIGRAMARMKRGMQPGTALARIPEPILAGLMALVSHTKVNKVLRGLMPTGVAELKAAYDEAARPRDFSVLPRSTRFIVGSKSPEYYKVTAERLYAAVPGSTLVVSPKGFHGSIPAAVKELVTDISSYFKD; this comes from the coding sequence GTGATAGAACGTGAGGTCCCCACCCCCGACGGCGGCAAGCTCGCCTTGTACAGTTATGGCTCGGTGGATGCTCCGGGAGAGCGCCGCGTGTTGCTCATCGGGGGCGCATTCCTGACCGCGCTCATCTACAGGCCTTTTTCCATGGCGCTATCCAACGGGCTCGGCGAAGGTTGGGCAGTCGACGTCTACGATCGCAGGGGCCGCGGCAGCTCGACGGAACTACCCGCAAACTACTCCATGGCCACGGAGATTGCGGACGTGCGGAGCATCATGGACGCCACAGGCGCCAGGAACCTCCTTGGCCACAGCCTTGGCGGATCCGTGGCACTGAACGCCGTGCAGGAGTTTGCGGGGACAAGCTACGAACCTGACAAGCTTGCCGTGTACGACGCTGCCGTGAACATCGACGGGAGCAGGGACATGGGCTGGTTGGAAGGCTTTGCCGAATCCGTGGATAGCGGAAACATAGGGCGTGCCATGGCCAGGATGAAGAGGGGCATGCAGCCTGGCACCGCCTTGGCGCGAATCCCGGAGCCCATCCTGGCCGGACTCATGGCTCTCGTTTCCCACACCAAGGTCAACAAGGTCCTCAGGGGACTCATGCCAACGGGCGTGGCAGAACTCAAGGCCGCCTACGACGAAGCTGCGCGCCCGCGGGACTTCTCCGTCCTACCCCGAAGCACGCGATTTATCGTGGGCAGCAAAAGCCCCGAATACTACAAGGTCACGGCGGAGCGGCTATACGCAGCCGTCCCCGGAAGCACGCTGGTGGTATCGCCGAAAGGCTTCCACGGATCCATTCCTGCCGCGGTCAAGGAACTCGTGACGGACATTTCCAGCTATTTCAAGGACTGA
- a CDS encoding alpha/beta fold hydrolase translates to METWTVETDDDGGHLEVHSFRPAAEASIPGASSAMEEPGVVLVHGTLVTDSLYWPFARNLSVLLGRPVHSYNRRGRGRSAPQPPGYSAATETSDLLSVMEMSGSTDVVGHSYGGFVALQAALRAPISRLVTYDAAVSLSGNLNGRWRPQLEEAVTAGQLDNAWAHLVQGLGTAGPISYLPLGALRVISILSAKTRLGSEMRELLPTAVLEMRAIIDADSHIQDYAELKTPTLMLSGGWSPAYFAKTGRQLAAAIPAVDFSVVPLQFHEGPLRPGKQLAVRIARYLAQGAVTLG, encoded by the coding sequence GTGGAGACATGGACAGTTGAAACGGACGACGACGGCGGGCACCTCGAGGTGCACTCCTTCCGGCCGGCAGCCGAGGCGTCCATTCCCGGCGCTTCGAGCGCTATGGAGGAGCCCGGCGTCGTGCTCGTTCACGGCACCTTGGTGACCGATTCCCTTTACTGGCCATTCGCCCGGAACCTGAGCGTCCTGCTTGGCCGGCCGGTGCACTCCTACAACCGGCGCGGCCGCGGCCGGTCGGCACCTCAGCCGCCCGGTTACTCCGCTGCGACGGAGACCAGCGACTTGCTTTCCGTGATGGAAATGAGCGGATCCACCGATGTTGTTGGCCACAGCTATGGCGGATTCGTCGCGCTCCAGGCGGCGCTGCGCGCACCAATTTCCCGTCTCGTCACTTACGACGCCGCGGTTTCCCTCTCCGGCAACTTGAACGGGCGCTGGCGACCACAATTGGAAGAGGCCGTCACCGCGGGCCAGCTCGACAACGCCTGGGCGCATTTGGTCCAGGGGCTGGGCACGGCCGGCCCGATTTCCTATTTGCCGCTCGGGGCTCTGCGGGTGATCAGCATCCTCTCCGCCAAGACGAGGCTGGGATCCGAGATGCGGGAACTCCTGCCGACGGCGGTGTTGGAGATGCGCGCGATCATTGACGCCGACTCGCATATCCAAGACTATGCGGAGTTGAAAACGCCAACGCTGATGCTGAGTGGCGGGTGGAGTCCGGCGTACTTTGCCAAAACCGGCCGGCAGCTGGCAGCTGCCATACCGGCGGTGGACTTCTCGGTAGTCCCACTCCAGTTCCACGAGGGTCCCCTCCGGCCGGGCAAGCAGCTCGCTGTGAGGATTGCCCGCTACCTGGCACAAGGCGCCGTCACCCTAGGATGA
- the dhaK gene encoding dihydroxyacetone kinase subunit DhaK codes for MKKLINDPRSVVDESVEGFGMAHADLVDVHTDPIFVVRKGAPVAGKVALVSGGGSGHEPLHAGFVGHGMLDAAVPGAVFTSPTPDQIIPATAAVDSGAGVIHIVKNYTGDVLNFETAAEMAQAEGISVRSVLVNDDVAVEDSLYTAGRRGVGGTVLVEKIAGAAAERGDSLEAVAGVAEGVVRNVRTMGVALSGCTVPHAGVPSFELADDEIEIGIGIHGEPGRHRIAMEGADAITSRLLDPVLEDLGIKAGEEVLLFVNGMGGTPLSELYIVYRRAAQILAERGAKVERSLVGNYVTSLEMQGCSISVLRLDDELTALWDAPVHTPALRWGM; via the coding sequence ATGAAAAAGCTCATCAACGATCCCCGCTCGGTGGTGGACGAGTCTGTCGAGGGTTTCGGCATGGCCCATGCCGATCTCGTGGACGTCCATACGGACCCCATCTTCGTCGTTCGAAAAGGAGCGCCCGTGGCCGGCAAAGTGGCGCTTGTGTCGGGAGGTGGGAGCGGCCACGAGCCGCTTCATGCCGGCTTTGTGGGGCACGGAATGCTCGACGCCGCCGTGCCGGGTGCCGTGTTCACCTCGCCCACTCCTGACCAGATCATTCCGGCGACCGCCGCAGTCGATTCAGGCGCCGGCGTCATACACATCGTGAAGAACTACACCGGTGACGTGCTGAACTTCGAGACCGCGGCAGAGATGGCCCAGGCTGAAGGAATCAGCGTCCGCTCCGTCCTTGTTAACGACGACGTCGCGGTGGAGGATTCCCTGTACACGGCAGGCCGTCGCGGCGTGGGGGGCACTGTGCTGGTCGAAAAGATTGCCGGCGCGGCAGCGGAGCGTGGGGATTCGTTGGAAGCTGTCGCGGGGGTGGCGGAGGGGGTTGTCCGGAACGTGCGCACCATGGGCGTCGCCTTGTCCGGCTGCACCGTGCCGCATGCCGGGGTGCCTAGCTTTGAGCTCGCTGACGATGAAATCGAAATCGGCATTGGTATTCACGGTGAACCAGGCAGGCACCGGATCGCGATGGAGGGCGCCGACGCCATCACCAGCCGCCTCCTGGACCCTGTCCTGGAGGACCTCGGGATCAAGGCCGGTGAAGAGGTGCTGCTCTTCGTCAACGGAATGGGCGGTACGCCCCTCAGTGAGTTGTACATTGTCTACCGCCGGGCGGCCCAGATCCTCGCGGAAAGAGGAGCCAAAGTGGAGCGCTCACTGGTAGGCAACTATGTCACGTCGCTTGAGATGCAAGGCTGCTCCATCTCGGTACTGCGGCTCGATGACGAACTGACCGCCCTCTGGGACGCACCCGTCCACACTCCGGCCCTGCGTTGGGGGATGTAA
- a CDS encoding ATP-dependent Clp protease ATP-binding subunit, translating to MFERFTDRARRVVVLAQEEARMLNHNYIGTEHILLGLIHEGEGVAAKALESLSISLDGVREQVQEIIGQGQQAPSGHIPFTPRAKKVLELSLREALQLGHNYIGTEHILLGLIREGEGVAAQVLVKLGADLNRVRQQVIQLLSGYQGKETAGPGSGPGQQEGTPAGSVVLDQFGRNLTQAARENKLDPVIGRELEMERVMQVLSRRTKNNPVLIGEPGVGKTAVVEGLAQAIVRGDVPETIKDKQLYTLDLGSLVAGSRYRGDFEERLKKVLKEIRTRGDIILFIDEIHTLVGAGAAEGAIDAASILKPMLARGELQTIGATTLDEYRKHIEKDAALERRFQPIQVKEPSVAHAIEILKGLRDRYEAHHRVTITDGALASAATLAERYISDRFLPDKAIDLIDEAGARLRIRRMTAPPELKAMDERIAEVKMEKESAIDAQDFEGAASLRDKEQKLIAERAEKERSWKSGGMDDISEVDEELIAEVLANSTGIPVFKLTEEESSRLLKMEDELHKRVVGQDEAIRALSQAIRRTRAGLKDPKRPGGSFIFAGPTGVGKTELAKALAEFLFGEEDALITLDMSEYSEKHTVSRLFGAPPGYVGYEEGGQLTEKVRRRPFSVVLFDEVEKAHADLFNSLLQILEDGRLTDSQGRVVDFKNTVIIMTTNLGTRDISKSVATGFQSGTDTTTGYNRMRARVTEELKQHFRPEFLNRVDDVVVFPQLTQDEIIEIVDLFVTRLEGRLKDKDMGIELTTAAKVLLATRGYDPAMGARPLRRTIQREIEDQLSEKILFGELHPGDIVVVDVDGEGDEAKFTFAGNAKPRIPEIAPSA from the coding sequence ATGTTTGAGAGATTTACGGACCGTGCCCGTCGCGTTGTTGTGCTTGCCCAAGAAGAGGCACGCATGCTCAACCACAACTACATCGGTACCGAGCACATCCTCTTGGGTCTGATCCACGAGGGTGAGGGCGTTGCCGCCAAGGCGCTGGAGTCCCTGAGCATTTCGCTCGATGGCGTCCGCGAGCAGGTACAGGAGATCATCGGCCAGGGCCAGCAGGCCCCGTCCGGCCACATCCCCTTCACCCCGCGCGCCAAGAAGGTGCTTGAGCTCTCGCTCCGGGAAGCCCTGCAGCTCGGCCACAACTACATCGGCACCGAGCACATCCTGCTCGGCCTCATCCGCGAGGGTGAAGGCGTTGCCGCGCAGGTCCTCGTCAAGCTTGGCGCCGACCTCAACCGCGTCCGCCAGCAGGTCATCCAGCTGCTTTCCGGTTACCAGGGCAAAGAAACTGCCGGTCCCGGCTCAGGCCCGGGCCAACAGGAAGGCACCCCGGCCGGGTCGGTGGTGCTGGACCAGTTCGGCCGCAACCTCACCCAGGCCGCGCGGGAAAACAAGCTCGATCCCGTGATCGGCCGCGAGCTGGAGATGGAACGCGTCATGCAGGTCCTCTCCCGCCGGACCAAGAACAACCCAGTGCTGATCGGTGAGCCCGGCGTCGGCAAGACCGCCGTCGTCGAGGGCCTTGCCCAGGCGATCGTCCGCGGAGACGTGCCGGAGACCATCAAGGACAAGCAGCTCTATACGCTTGACCTCGGTTCCCTTGTTGCCGGCTCCCGTTACCGTGGTGACTTTGAAGAGCGCCTGAAGAAGGTCCTGAAGGAAATCCGGACCCGCGGCGACATCATCCTCTTCATTGACGAGATCCACACGCTCGTGGGTGCCGGAGCTGCAGAGGGTGCCATCGATGCCGCGTCCATCCTCAAGCCGATGCTGGCCCGTGGTGAACTCCAGACCATCGGGGCCACCACCTTGGACGAGTACCGCAAGCACATTGAGAAGGACGCCGCCTTGGAGCGCCGCTTCCAGCCGATCCAGGTCAAGGAGCCTTCCGTCGCGCACGCGATCGAGATCCTCAAGGGCCTGCGTGACCGCTACGAGGCGCACCACCGGGTGACCATCACTGACGGCGCGCTTGCCTCTGCCGCAACGCTGGCCGAACGCTACATCTCGGACCGCTTCCTGCCGGACAAGGCGATCGACCTGATCGATGAAGCCGGCGCTCGGCTGCGCATCCGCCGCATGACGGCTCCGCCGGAGCTCAAGGCCATGGATGAGCGCATTGCCGAAGTGAAGATGGAGAAGGAATCGGCCATTGACGCCCAGGACTTCGAAGGCGCCGCATCGCTGCGCGACAAGGAGCAGAAGCTCATTGCCGAGCGTGCCGAGAAGGAACGCAGCTGGAAGTCCGGCGGAATGGACGATATTTCCGAGGTGGACGAGGAGCTGATTGCCGAGGTTCTCGCGAACTCCACCGGCATCCCGGTGTTCAAACTCACCGAGGAAGAATCCAGCCGTCTCCTCAAGATGGAAGACGAGCTGCACAAGCGGGTCGTCGGCCAGGACGAGGCCATCCGTGCCCTCTCCCAGGCTATCCGTCGCACACGCGCAGGCCTGAAGGACCCCAAGCGTCCGGGTGGCTCGTTCATCTTCGCCGGCCCCACCGGCGTCGGCAAGACCGAGCTCGCCAAGGCCCTGGCCGAATTCCTGTTCGGTGAAGAGGACGCCCTCATCACGCTGGACATGTCCGAGTACTCCGAGAAGCACACGGTGTCGCGTCTCTTTGGTGCTCCCCCGGGCTACGTCGGCTACGAAGAGGGCGGGCAGCTGACCGAGAAGGTCCGCCGCCGTCCGTTCTCCGTGGTGCTCTTCGACGAAGTGGAGAAGGCCCACGCCGATCTCTTCAACTCGCTGCTACAGATCCTGGAGGACGGCCGCCTGACCGACTCCCAGGGCCGGGTGGTGGACTTCAAGAACACGGTGATCATCATGACCACCAACCTGGGTACCCGCGACATCTCCAAGAGCGTCGCAACGGGCTTCCAGTCCGGCACGGACACCACCACCGGTTACAACCGGATGCGGGCCCGGGTCACTGAGGAGCTCAAGCAGCACTTCCGTCCCGAGTTCCTCAACCGTGTTGACGACGTCGTGGTGTTCCCGCAGCTCACGCAGGACGAGATCATCGAGATCGTTGACCTGTTCGTCACGCGCCTCGAGGGCCGCCTGAAGGACAAGGACATGGGCATCGAGCTCACCACGGCCGCCAAGGTCCTCCTGGCGACCCGGGGATACGATCCCGCCATGGGTGCCCGGCCGCTGCGCCGCACGATCCAGCGCGAGATCGAGGACCAGCTCTCCGAGAAGATCCTCTTCGGCGAACTGCACCCCGGTGACATCGTGGTGGTCGACGTGGACGGCGAAGGCGACGAGGCAAAGTTCACCTTTGCCGGCAATGCCAAGCCGCGCATCCCGGAGATCGCTCCGAGCGCCTAG
- a CDS encoding histone-like nucleoid-structuring protein Lsr2 — translation MAQKVKIILVDDLDEGSADETVRFGLDGVSYEMDLSSANAAKLRDALGPFVAKARKTSTGRATRSRVAAGRNQDSAQIRQWARDNGYTVNSRGRIQAEIQEAYQKANS, via the coding sequence ATGGCACAGAAAGTCAAAATTATCCTCGTTGACGACCTGGATGAGGGCTCTGCGGATGAAACTGTCCGCTTTGGCCTTGATGGAGTCAGTTACGAAATGGACCTGTCCAGTGCCAACGCTGCGAAGCTGCGGGACGCTCTTGGGCCATTTGTCGCTAAGGCGCGCAAGACATCGACTGGCCGTGCAACGCGTAGCCGCGTTGCCGCAGGGAGAAACCAGGACTCCGCACAGATCCGTCAATGGGCGCGCGACAACGGTTATACCGTAAACAGCCGTGGCCGCATTCAGGCCGAAATTCAGGAAGCCTACCAGAAGGCCAATTCCTGA
- the lysS gene encoding lysine--tRNA ligase: MTSANTPSPHTAAEPADASEQMRIRMEKRSKLIERGTEAYPVGVERTHSLAEIREKYAHLQADETTGDVVGITGRVVFVRNTGKLCFATLQEGGVDGKGVRLQAMLSLANVGEETLADWKALVDLGDHVFIKGEVISSRRGELSVMADSWSMASKALRPLPVLHAELNEETRVRQRYVDLMVRDEAREMVYTRAAITRSVRDTLDRRGYVEVETPILQLVHGGATARPFETHMNAFDQKMTLRIATELFLKRAVVGGIDRVYDMGRVFRNEGVDSTHSPEFTTLECYEAWADQFVMAERMKEIILNVADVVGTRTIQTDAGEIDLDGEWAWVAVYPGLSEAIDEEITPDTTVAELQAIAAKHEVKVDPKWDAEKLVVELFGEIVEPTLLNPTFVYNYPPSAQPLARPHREDGRLIEAWDLIIGGMERGTAFSELIDPVIQRERLTEQSRRSAAGDVEAMQLDEDFLRALEYGAPPMGGIGLGIDRLVMLFTGAGIRETILFPLLKPEGH, encoded by the coding sequence GTGACTTCCGCAAACACCCCATCCCCGCACACCGCCGCCGAGCCAGCCGACGCCAGCGAACAGATGCGCATCCGCATGGAAAAGCGCAGCAAGCTGATTGAGCGCGGCACCGAGGCCTACCCGGTGGGTGTTGAGCGGACGCATTCCCTTGCCGAGATCCGTGAGAAGTACGCCCATCTCCAGGCTGACGAAACCACCGGCGACGTCGTGGGCATCACCGGCCGCGTCGTGTTCGTGCGCAACACGGGCAAGCTTTGCTTCGCCACCCTCCAGGAGGGCGGTGTGGACGGGAAGGGCGTGCGCCTGCAGGCGATGCTCAGCCTCGCGAATGTCGGCGAGGAAACCCTCGCGGACTGGAAAGCGCTGGTGGACCTCGGAGATCACGTCTTCATCAAGGGCGAAGTCATCTCCTCCAGGCGTGGCGAGCTGTCCGTCATGGCCGACTCCTGGTCCATGGCCTCCAAGGCCTTGCGCCCGTTGCCGGTGCTGCACGCCGAGCTGAATGAGGAAACCCGTGTCAGGCAGCGCTACGTGGACCTCATGGTCCGCGACGAAGCCCGGGAAATGGTCTACACCCGCGCAGCGATTACCCGCTCGGTCCGCGACACCCTGGACCGCCGCGGCTATGTGGAAGTGGAGACCCCCATCCTGCAGCTCGTTCACGGCGGTGCCACGGCCCGCCCGTTCGAGACGCACATGAATGCCTTCGACCAGAAGATGACGCTGCGTATCGCCACCGAGCTCTTCCTCAAGCGCGCCGTTGTGGGCGGAATCGACCGCGTCTACGACATGGGCCGCGTCTTCCGCAACGAAGGCGTCGACTCGACGCACAGCCCCGAATTCACCACGTTGGAATGCTACGAGGCGTGGGCGGACCAGTTCGTCATGGCCGAGCGCATGAAGGAAATCATCCTTAACGTCGCCGACGTCGTGGGCACCCGCACCATCCAGACTGACGCCGGAGAGATCGACCTCGACGGCGAATGGGCCTGGGTTGCCGTCTACCCGGGGCTCTCCGAGGCGATCGATGAGGAGATCACTCCGGACACCACGGTGGCGGAACTGCAGGCGATTGCCGCCAAGCACGAGGTCAAGGTGGATCCCAAGTGGGACGCCGAAAAGCTCGTCGTAGAGCTGTTCGGCGAGATCGTCGAACCCACGCTGCTCAACCCGACCTTTGTCTACAACTACCCTCCCTCCGCGCAGCCCCTTGCCCGGCCGCATCGGGAGGACGGCCGCCTGATTGAGGCCTGGGACCTCATCATCGGCGGAATGGAACGCGGCACGGCCTTCTCCGAACTGATCGACCCCGTCATCCAGCGCGAACGCCTCACCGAGCAGTCGCGTCGTTCGGCAGCCGGCGATGTCGAGGCCATGCAGCTGGATGAAGACTTCCTGCGCGCCCTCGAGTACGGCGCTCCGCCCATGGGCGGCATCGGCCTAGGCATCGACCGCTTGGTCATGCTGTTCACCGGAGCAGGCATCCGGGAAACCATCCTGTTCCCACTCCTCAAGCCCGAAGGGCACTGA
- a CDS encoding alpha/beta fold hydrolase — translation MTRENITTADGGTLELFTTGGELADGGSGVVVVPASMVTAADYSKFAQKLSAALGRPVHTFNRRGRGESSPQPEDYTLDVDIRDLSEVMKHTASTDVFGHSFGGAVALHAARTLPVERLAVYDPAVSVNHSVKAEWTSEYERATAAGDFDRGLAVLVKGVETEGAFARMPLSMLTLVTKLTSGTPMGKQMRELMQAGVREIKAVIAADMPAEPFLELPLETLIVVGEKSPAYFGVACGQIHDVLSGSSYTILPGHGHDGVIRAPDKLIAELSDFFSG, via the coding sequence ATGACGCGCGAGAACATCACAACGGCCGACGGCGGAACCCTCGAGCTCTTCACGACGGGTGGTGAGCTTGCCGATGGCGGCTCCGGCGTCGTCGTCGTGCCCGCCTCGATGGTGACCGCCGCAGACTACTCCAAGTTTGCCCAGAAACTCAGTGCCGCCCTTGGCCGCCCGGTGCACACCTTCAACCGCCGCGGCCGTGGAGAATCGTCGCCGCAGCCCGAGGACTACACCCTCGACGTCGACATCCGGGATCTTTCCGAAGTCATGAAGCACACGGCCAGCACCGATGTCTTCGGCCACAGCTTCGGAGGCGCAGTGGCCCTGCACGCGGCGCGCACGCTGCCGGTGGAACGCCTGGCGGTCTACGACCCCGCAGTCTCCGTCAACCACAGCGTGAAGGCCGAGTGGACGAGCGAATACGAGCGCGCGACGGCGGCTGGAGACTTTGACCGCGGGCTCGCCGTGCTCGTGAAGGGCGTCGAGACCGAGGGCGCCTTCGCGCGGATGCCGCTGTCCATGCTGACACTCGTCACCAAGCTGACGTCGGGCACTCCCATGGGCAAGCAGATGCGTGAGCTCATGCAGGCCGGCGTGCGTGAGATCAAGGCAGTCATCGCCGCGGACATGCCCGCAGAACCGTTCCTTGAGCTGCCGTTGGAGACGCTCATCGTGGTCGGGGAAAAGAGCCCCGCGTACTTCGGTGTGGCGTGTGGCCAGATCCACGACGTCCTGTCCGGATCGAGCTACACCATCCTGCCCGGCCACGGCCACGACGGAGTGATCCGCGCACCGGACAAGCTCATCGCCGAGCTCTCCGACTTCTTCTCGGGCTAA
- a CDS encoding S9 family peptidase, which produces MDSNASETPSTQPETPFHDLDHYLAIPRVGGLALSADGSRLVTTVSTLNAKGTEYVTALWELDPAGKKHARRITRSAKGETGAVFAANGDLYFTSARPDPDSPEADPVSALWLLPADGGEARVVHSRAGGIGGVMAASAADATFVTASVLAGSTDEENDEERRKSRKDNKVAAILHTGYPVRYWDADLGPAQPRLFAVENGGAAESGKPATVDATAPLKLRNLTPDVGGNLRNTHAVVSPDGKTIYTSLAKPLANADTRFVLAAVDVASGSVKVLLDHEGMSYFPGPVSRDNNMLSVVSESDSTPGQAPQVKLHLLNVGAGETLDLEPLAPAWDRWGNPAAWLPDGHSLLVTADDDGATPVFRVAVADGTVTRVTQDAAAYTDVVVSPDGQSAFALRSSYEFPAEAVRIDLASGDVERLPAPADRPRIKGALERVETSAADGSRVPAYLALPEGASDANPAPLLLWIHGGPLGSWNAWTWRWNPWLLVSKGYAVLLPDPALSTGYGQEFIQRGWGEWGKAPYTDLMSITDAVVQRPDIDQTRTAAMGGSFGGYMANWVAGHTDRFKAIVTHASLWAMDQFGPTTDASQYWLKEMTAEMALDNSPHLHVGKIKTPMLVIHGDKDYRVPIGEGLRLWYELLSSSGLPADENGETQHRFLYFPDENHWILQPQHAKVWYGVVEHFLARQVLGQEVPVPEDLGL; this is translated from the coding sequence ATGGATTCGAATGCCTCAGAGACCCCGAGCACACAACCCGAAACTCCTTTCCACGATCTCGACCACTACCTGGCCATTCCCCGGGTCGGCGGTCTGGCTCTCAGCGCGGACGGAAGCCGCCTGGTCACTACGGTTTCCACGCTCAACGCCAAGGGCACTGAATACGTCACGGCCCTTTGGGAGCTTGATCCTGCCGGAAAGAAGCACGCCCGCCGCATCACCCGCAGCGCCAAGGGAGAAACCGGCGCGGTGTTTGCTGCCAACGGTGACCTCTACTTCACCTCAGCCCGGCCCGATCCGGACAGTCCCGAAGCGGATCCCGTGAGCGCGTTGTGGCTCCTGCCTGCCGACGGCGGTGAGGCCCGGGTGGTGCACTCCCGCGCCGGCGGCATCGGGGGCGTCATGGCCGCGTCAGCCGCGGACGCAACGTTCGTGACGGCCTCGGTCCTTGCCGGTTCCACCGATGAGGAAAATGACGAGGAGCGGCGCAAGAGCCGCAAGGACAACAAGGTAGCGGCCATTCTGCACACCGGCTACCCGGTGCGTTACTGGGACGCAGATCTGGGGCCGGCCCAGCCCAGGCTGTTCGCCGTGGAAAACGGAGGCGCAGCTGAGTCCGGGAAGCCCGCGACCGTGGACGCAACCGCGCCCCTGAAACTGCGCAATCTGACGCCCGACGTCGGCGGCAACCTCCGCAACACCCACGCGGTGGTCAGCCCGGACGGCAAGACGATCTATACGAGCCTGGCCAAGCCGCTCGCGAACGCCGACACTCGCTTTGTGCTCGCCGCTGTCGATGTGGCCTCCGGCTCGGTCAAGGTGCTCCTTGACCATGAGGGAATGAGCTATTTCCCGGGCCCGGTCAGCCGTGACAACAACATGCTCTCGGTAGTCAGCGAAAGCGACAGTACTCCCGGGCAGGCACCCCAGGTCAAACTCCACCTCTTGAACGTCGGGGCGGGAGAAACCCTTGACCTGGAGCCCCTCGCGCCCGCTTGGGACCGCTGGGGCAACCCCGCAGCCTGGCTGCCGGACGGGCACTCGCTCCTCGTCACAGCCGACGACGACGGCGCGACGCCGGTCTTCCGGGTCGCCGTCGCAGACGGTACGGTCACCAGGGTGACGCAGGACGCGGCGGCGTACACCGACGTCGTGGTTTCGCCGGACGGGCAGAGTGCGTTCGCGCTGCGCAGCTCGTATGAATTCCCGGCGGAAGCGGTTCGGATCGATCTTGCCTCGGGCGACGTCGAGCGGCTCCCCGCACCCGCTGATCGCCCCAGGATCAAAGGCGCCTTGGAACGGGTGGAGACGAGCGCTGCTGATGGGTCGAGGGTTCCGGCTTACCTTGCGCTCCCGGAAGGCGCGTCCGATGCGAATCCGGCGCCCTTGCTGTTGTGGATCCACGGCGGGCCGTTGGGCTCGTGGAATGCCTGGACCTGGCGGTGGAATCCATGGCTGCTCGTGTCGAAGGGGTATGCCGTGCTTCTGCCGGACCCGGCACTGTCCACGGGGTACGGCCAGGAATTCATCCAGCGCGGCTGGGGCGAATGGGGCAAGGCGCCGTATACGGACCTCATGTCCATCACCGATGCAGTGGTCCAGCGGCCCGACATTGACCAGACGCGGACAGCCGCCATGGGTGGGTCGTTCGGCGGATACATGGCCAACTGGGTGGCCGGGCACACGGATCGTTTCAAGGCGATCGTGACGCACGCCAGTTTGTGGGCCATGGACCAGTTCGGGCCCACAACGGACGCTTCGCAGTACTGGCTCAAGGAAATGACCGCAGAGATGGCGCTGGACAACTCGCCCCATCTCCATGTCGGGAAGATCAAGACACCCATGCTGGTGATCCACGGTGACAAGGACTACCGAGTGCCGATCGGCGAGGGCCTGAGGCTTTGGTACGAACTGCTTTCCAGTTCCGGGCTGCCCGCCGATGAGAACGGCGAGACCCAGCACCGCTTCCTGTACTTCCCTGACGAGAACCATTGGATCCTGCAGCCGCAGCACGCCAAGGTCTGGTACGGCGTCGTGGAGCACTTCCTGGCCAGGCAGGTACTCGGGCAGGAGGTTCCTGTTCCTGAGGACCTGGGACTTTAG